A window of Spiroplasma syrphidicola EA-1 contains these coding sequences:
- the rsmD gene encoding 16S rRNA (guanine(966)-N(2))-methyltransferase RsmD, with protein MQVISGKYRGYRLRTLPGMNTRPMTARVKEDMFNILNNYFIFDNKIGLDIFAGSGQLGIEGLSRGLQYCYFNDAHSGAIDVIKTNLTNLKIENAHLFQQDYKLLLNTFLTQKITIDILFLDPPFIQINYYYDIISIILENNILNPNGIIVCEANQPLDFDQFDLNLLKLKHYQNKYLYLLRLERD; from the coding sequence ATGCAAGTAATTAGTGGAAAATATCGGGGCTATCGGTTGAGGACGTTACCAGGAATGAATACAAGACCAATGACAGCACGAGTAAAAGAAGATATGTTTAATATTTTAAATAATTATTTTATTTTTGACAACAAAATTGGTTTAGATATTTTTGCTGGTAGTGGCCAGTTAGGAATCGAAGGGTTGTCACGAGGGCTACAATATTGTTATTTTAATGATGCCCATTCAGGAGCGATTGATGTTATTAAAACAAATTTAACAAATTTAAAAATTGAAAATGCTCATCTTTTTCAACAAGATTATAAACTTTTATTAAATACTTTTCTGACCCAAAAAATAACGATTGATATTTTATTTTTAGACCCACCATTTATTCAAATTAATTATTATTATGATATTATTTCTATAATACTAGAAAATAACATTTTAAATCCAAATGGGATAATTGTTTGTGAAGCAAATCAACCATTAGATTTTGACCAGTTTGATTTAAATTTATTAAAATTAAAGCATTATCAAAACAAGTATTTATATCTATTAAGGTTAGAAAGGGACTAA
- the def gene encoding peptide deformylase, whose protein sequence is MLQTKKPGKEWLVFDDTPSIRQESSTVPLPLSSEHETIMQQLIDFVRFSQDPKQNVNHTVRPAVGLAAPQIGANLNMYYIRIEETDEKTGEKIVTEHAMVNPKIIGKSSQLACIEEGEGCLSVDGDKEGFVPRSFRILVSGYDYLQQKEVQITARSYEAIVFQHEQEHLEGKLYYDLINKKNPWAKEKDWIIL, encoded by the coding sequence ATGTTACAAACTAAAAAACCAGGTAAAGAATGGTTAGTTTTTGATGATACTCCTAGCATCCGTCAAGAATCAAGCACTGTTCCCTTGCCGTTATCAAGTGAACATGAAACAATAATGCAACAATTAATTGACTTTGTTCGCTTTTCTCAAGATCCAAAACAAAATGTTAATCATACTGTTCGTCCTGCTGTTGGTCTTGCTGCTCCGCAAATTGGGGCTAACCTCAATATGTATTATATTCGTATTGAAGAAACTGATGAAAAAACGGGCGAAAAAATTGTGACCGAACATGCAATGGTGAATCCAAAAATAATAGGAAAAAGTTCACAATTAGCTTGTATTGAAGAAGGCGAAGGATGTTTAAGTGTTGATGGCGACAAAGAAGGTTTTGTCCCACGTAGTTTCCGGATTTTAGTCAGTGGTTATGACTATTTGCAACAAAAAGAAGTTCAAATTACTGCGCGTAGTTATGAAGCAATCGTTTTCCAACACGAACAAGAACATCTTGAAGGAAAACTATACTATGACTTAATTAATAAAAAAAATCCTTGAGCAAAAGAAAAAGATTGAATTATTTTATAA
- the rsmB gene encoding 16S rRNA (cytosine(967)-C(5))-methyltransferase RsmB — translation MVKLKNSPRYIAFNLLREIFSHHKYSNKVLTDFFQNNSDISNRDKTLVFQIVYGTIKNKILLEYFCKQFINPTKTKLQYQILLWMSLYQLYFLDRVPSYAIVNEAVNIVKTVDQKVGGFINGVLKQVIKKYPDQLVFTGIEAREKLLLENSMPAQLFDFFAKQYGVERAEKIAVDSHQTPKISLRVNTLKISVAEFIKKYEQYQLTTSAISPNALIAKMPVINSELLAAGLIYLQDEMSMKIVEVLDPQPNEIILDMCSAPGGKTTYLSQLMNNTGRIDAYDINQKRLDTVAINSERLGCHNIELHCLNASEIISNIQYDKILCDVPCSGFGVMKRKPEIKYQPWGSEQLTNLVEIQKKLLNKAYQLLKPGGILVYSTCTFNRYENDDQIKEFLHANPDLILLEEKQVFGDENNTDGFYYSKIQKQMTT, via the coding sequence GTGGTTAAGCTTAAAAATAGTCCGCGCTATATTGCCTTTAATTTATTACGAGAAATATTTTCTCATCATAAATACAGTAATAAAGTTTTAACGGATTTTTTTCAAAATAATAGTGATATTTCTAACCGCGATAAAACATTAGTTTTTCAAATTGTCTATGGCACAATTAAGAATAAAATCTTATTAGAATATTTTTGTAAGCAGTTCATTAATCCAACTAAAACAAAACTACAATATCAAATCTTATTATGAATGAGTCTATACCAACTTTATTTTCTTGATCGCGTGCCAAGTTATGCCATTGTTAATGAAGCAGTTAATATTGTCAAAACAGTTGATCAAAAAGTTGGGGGCTTTATTAATGGGGTCTTAAAACAAGTTATCAAAAAATATCCTGATCAATTAGTTTTTACTGGAATAGAGGCCCGCGAAAAATTGCTCCTAGAAAATAGTATGCCTGCACAATTATTTGATTTTTTTGCCAAACAGTATGGTGTTGAGCGGGCTGAAAAAATTGCAGTTGATAGCCATCAAACGCCAAAAATTAGTTTGCGAGTTAATACTTTAAAAATATCAGTAGCGGAATTTATTAAAAAATATGAACAATATCAATTAACAACAAGTGCGATTTCACCAAATGCTTTAATTGCTAAAATGCCAGTCATTAATTCAGAACTTTTAGCAGCTGGTTTAATTTATTTACAAGATGAAATGAGTATGAAGATTGTTGAAGTTTTAGATCCTCAACCAAATGAGATCATCTTAGATATGTGTAGTGCTCCTGGGGGAAAAACAACTTATTTGAGTCAACTAATGAATAATACTGGTCGAATTGATGCGTATGATATTAATCAAAAACGCTTAGATACTGTCGCAATTAATAGCGAACGGTTAGGATGTCATAATATTGAATTGCATTGTTTAAATGCAAGTGAGATAATTAGTAATATCCAATATGACAAAATTTTATGTGATGTTCCTTGTAGTGGCTTTGGGGTTATGAAACGTAAACCAGAAATCAAGTATCAACCATGAGGGTCAGAACAATTAACAAATTTAGTGGAGATCCAAAAAAAACTATTAAATAAAGCTTATCAATTATTAAAACCGGGGGGAATCCTTGTTTATTCAACTTGTACTTTTAATCGTTATGAAAATGATGATCAAATTAAAGAATTTTTACACGCTAATCCAGATTTAATTTTATTGGAAGAAAAACAAGTCTTTGGCGATGAGAATAACACCGATGGTTTTTATTATAGTAAAATCCAAAAACAAATGACAACATAA
- the gmk gene encoding guanylate kinase produces MNKKGFVIIFSGPSGVGKGTICQELFKHPELNLAYSVSMTTREKRANEVEGVNYFFVDKARFQEAIANDELLEYAEFVGNYYGTPKQYCEEQTNQGKNVLLEIEVQGATQVLAKNINAVSIFLIPPSLAELESRIRGRKSEAEDVLQARLAKAADELPLQKNYDYVVVNNTVDQATNEIIAILKKEIAQR; encoded by the coding sequence GTGAATAAAAAAGGATTTGTAATTATTTTTTCCGGACCAAGTGGGGTTGGAAAAGGAACAATCTGTCAAGAATTATTTAAACATCCAGAACTAAATTTAGCTTACTCAGTTTCAATGACAACCAGAGAGAAAAGAGCGAATGAAGTAGAAGGAGTCAATTATTTTTTTGTTGATAAAGCCCGTTTCCAAGAAGCAATTGCTAATGATGAATTGTTAGAATACGCTGAGTTTGTCGGAAACTATTATGGGACACCAAAACAATATTGTGAAGAACAAACAAATCAAGGGAAGAATGTTTTATTAGAAATTGAAGTTCAAGGGGCAACCCAAGTGTTAGCAAAAAATATTAATGCTGTTTCAATTTTTTTAATCCCTCCGAGTTTAGCGGAGTTGGAAAGCCGCATTCGCGGTCGCAAAAGTGAAGCGGAAGATGTTTTACAAGCACGCTTAGCAAAAGCGGCAGATGAATTACCACTACAAAAAAATTATGATTATGTTGTGGTCAATAATACTGTTGACCAAGCGACAAATGAAATTATTGCTATTTTAAAAAAAGAAATTGCTCAACGTTAA
- the argS gene encoding arginine--tRNA ligase, with protein sequence MNTNIKIITNLLNDFLISKKITKDIIIEKPKQGNFGHLSTNLALLLAKELGCSPREIASEIIAYLEEHNKNYFQKIEIAGPGFINFTIANQQLWAVINDVLTKKASFGHSAPKNYTYNLEIVSANPTGFLHVGHARNGAIGDSVARILKAAGYNVQTEYYTNDAGNQINTLAVTVFVSYLNLLGKTTPYPEEAYRGEMYNDVAQLFIDEYQDRFIDLTFDEHYKISDPEVHELFREKSVKIFMDIIKAQLELFRVNIEYYSSEKAIYTGGKIEETLKQYEKLGKSYHKDGALWLRTTDFGDDKDRVLIKANGDFTYITPDLAVHNERLIRSKADKLVNFWGGDHHGYIIRMLAGLQLLGYQKDVLDIDMIQMVRLIKDGAEYKMSKRKGTAVWLIDLIEEIGVDPIRYMLVSKSAQSHMDLDIGILKEHSSKNPVYYAQYASARCNSVLKQGIANNIDISDVQNFDLLVEQKELDLLNDLDLFNRCIEGAATLRQPHLVCDYLQNIARQFHSYYNEFKIINLEQIELTKQRLVFVKVVYQVLSNAFNLLGVNVIEEM encoded by the coding sequence ATGAATACAAATATTAAGATAATTACAAACCTATTAAATGATTTCTTAATTAGTAAGAAAATCACAAAAGATATTATTATTGAAAAACCAAAACAGGGTAATTTTGGCCATTTATCAACTAATTTAGCGTTACTATTAGCAAAAGAATTAGGTTGCAGTCCGCGTGAAATTGCTAGTGAAATTATTGCTTACCTTGAAGAACACAATAAAAACTACTTTCAGAAAATTGAAATTGCTGGCCCAGGATTTATTAATTTTACAATTGCTAATCAACAACTATGAGCTGTTATTAACGATGTGTTAACAAAAAAAGCATCATTTGGTCATTCAGCGCCAAAAAACTATACTTATAACTTAGAAATTGTTTCAGCTAATCCAACCGGATTTTTACATGTTGGTCACGCTCGAAATGGGGCAATTGGTGATAGTGTTGCTCGTATTTTGAAGGCAGCAGGATATAATGTCCAAACAGAATATTATACTAATGATGCTGGAAATCAAATTAATACGTTAGCTGTTACAGTCTTTGTTAGCTATTTAAATTTATTGGGTAAAACAACACCATATCCTGAAGAAGCTTATCGTGGGGAAATGTATAATGATGTTGCCCAATTATTTATCGATGAATATCAAGATCGTTTTATTGATTTAACTTTCGATGAACATTACAAAATTAGTGATCCGGAAGTACATGAATTGTTCCGCGAAAAATCGGTCAAAATTTTTATGGATATCATTAAAGCCCAGTTAGAATTATTCCGTGTTAATATTGAGTATTATTCATCAGAAAAAGCAATTTATACTGGTGGAAAAATTGAAGAAACATTAAAACAATATGAAAAATTAGGGAAAAGTTATCACAAAGATGGGGCTTTATGATTACGCACAACAGATTTTGGCGATGACAAAGATCGGGTTTTAATTAAAGCAAATGGTGATTTTACATATATTACCCCTGATTTAGCTGTTCATAATGAGCGTTTAATTCGTAGTAAAGCTGATAAATTGGTTAATTTCTGAGGGGGTGACCACCACGGTTATATTATTCGAATGTTAGCTGGTTTACAATTACTAGGGTATCAAAAAGATGTTTTAGACATTGATATGATTCAAATGGTTCGTTTAATCAAAGATGGTGCTGAGTATAAAATGAGTAAACGTAAGGGAACAGCAGTATGATTAATTGACTTAATTGAAGAAATTGGGGTTGATCCAATTCGTTATATGTTAGTTTCAAAAAGTGCCCAAAGTCATATGGACTTAGATATTGGCATTTTAAAAGAACATTCATCAAAAAACCCCGTTTACTATGCTCAGTATGCTTCAGCACGTTGTAATAGTGTTTTAAAACAAGGAATTGCTAATAATATTGATATTAGTGATGTCCAAAATTTTGACTTATTAGTTGAGCAAAAAGAGTTAGACTTATTAAATGATCTTGATTTGTTTAACCGTTGTATTGAAGGAGCGGCGACATTACGTCAACCACACTTAGTTTGTGATTATTTACAAAATATTGCCCGTCAATTTCATTCATATTATAATGAATTTAAAATTATTAATCTTGAACAAATTGAATTAACAAAGCAACGTTTAGTATTTGTTAAAGTAGTATATCAAGTCCTTTCTAATGCCTTTAATTTGTTAGGTGTTAATGTTATTGAAGAAATGTAA